In one Amia ocellicauda isolate fAmiCal2 chromosome 2, fAmiCal2.hap1, whole genome shotgun sequence genomic region, the following are encoded:
- the LOC136712232 gene encoding polymeric immunoglobulin receptor-like: MAAALLLLLPLLSPLPGADAVSTLRHTIVRTGASVTIPCLYEDKYKSRVKTWGFYDKWGKLKTLIRTDSPITDSDKVSISDDPAQGVFTVTMRGLETGDTGDYYCAVETEGPRTRDDRAELQITVTAGKTLKSSSTHLVKTSKFICHIHNGTFVQRRSSGSPASVLWPGPVTCPLVPPSVPVQLPPCCLSIIAGFQRPVPLGAPLVVKTSQLLVCLGVGPGSSSGERDHSRQLAKIPPPRRASQAELGNKRAGSQTAARPPTDLRRVTTRPTTVVPGQIPLPHADSLGGRPHKNGKPVEEREKQEPDSASGGSIPKDMSLCLPSQAILVGAGVKKGQAPFVHEHSDGETSFCVFEKAIVHAGVLYVVNATVTGQIGGEVSVQCRYGNPYRSRQKQWCRSGDWSSCQTAGSPGTAGHGSVLITDHTAEGLFSVTVSGLRPEDQGWYWCDISDQQLPVYLKVTEAKTTATPATTSQQTSSAVHTAPPTGQSSSLPPEDKDNGDEGGEKHNASRYKYFCLFSFMVCEIVFTVQGQGYCTPICQNKIYI, translated from the exons GTGCTGATGCCGTGTCAACACTGAGACACACCATCGTCCGGACAGGAGCATCAGTCACCATCCCTTGTCTCTACGAGGACAAATACAAAAGCCGTGTGAAAACCTGGGGCTTTTACGATAAGTGGGGCAAATTGAAAACTCTTATAAGGACTGACTCTCCAATCACAGACAGTGATAAAGTGTCCATCTCTGACGATCCAGCCCAGGGGGTCTTCACTGTGACCATGAGGGGACTGGAGACGGGGGACACAGGCGATTACTATTGTGCTGTGGAGACAGAGGGGCCCAGGACACGTGATGACAGAGCAGAGCTGCAAATCACAGTTACTGCAGGTAAGACCTTAAAATCATCTTCCACTCACTTAGTTAAAACATCAAAGTTTATTTGTCACATCCACAATGGCA CATTTGTTCAGCGTCGTTCCTCTGGATCTCCTGCGTCGGTGCTGTGGCCCGGCCCGGTGACGTGTCCCTTGGTTCCACCCAGCGTCCCGGTGCAGTTGCCCCCTTGCTGTCTGAGTATCATTGCCGGGTTTCAGCGGCCAgtcccgctaggcgctccacttgttgtaAAAACGTCACAGCTGCTGGTGTGCCTCGGTGTGGGTCCAGGCAGCAGCTCGGGAGAGAGAGATCACTCCAGACAGCTGGCAAAGATTCCACCCCCCCGACGCGCCTCACAGGCAGAGCTGGGGAACAAGAGGGCAGGCTCCCAGACAGCAGCGCGCCCCCCCACTGACCTCCGCCGGGTCACCACCAGGCCGACCACGGTTGTCCCAGGCCAAATCCCGTTGCCCCATGCT GATtcgctgggcggtcgcccgcacaagaacggcaaacctgtggaggaacgggaaaaacaggagccagactcTGCAAGCGGAGGgtcaatccctaaagatatgagcctctgtctcccttcccaggcaatccttgtaggggcaggtgtcaaaaaGGGCCAGGCCCCTtttgtgcatgaacactcggatggggagacatctttctgtgtgtttgagaAGGCAatcgtgc ACGCTGGGGTGCTGTATGTGGTCAATGCCACAGTAACAGGACAGATAGGAGGGGAGGTCAGTGTCCAGTGTCGATATGGAAACCCATACCGGTCCAGACAGAAACAGTGGTGCAGGAGTGGAGACTGGAGCTCCTGTCAGACAGCAGGAAGCCCTGGGACTGCAGGACACGGCTCTGTCCTGATCACTGACCACACAGCGGAGGGACTCTTCAGTGTGACTGTGAGCGGACTGCGGCCGGAGGACCAAGGCTGGTACTGGTGTGATATATCTGACCAACAGCTTCCTGTTTACCTTAAAGTCACTGAAG caaaaacaacagcaacgcCAGCAACTACGTCACAGCAAACCTCTTCAGCTGTTCACACAGCTCCACCTACAGGCCAGTCCTCCAGCCTGCCTCCTGAAGATAAAGACAACGGAGATGAAGGAGGTGAGAAGCACAACGCCAGCAGGTACAAATATTTCTGTTTGTTCTCATTCATGGTATGTGAAATCGTCTTCACTGTTCAGGGGCAGGGCTATTGCACACCTATCTGtcagaacaaaatatatatataa